In the genome of Fuerstiella sp., one region contains:
- a CDS encoding 3-hydroxyacyl-CoA dehydrogenase NAD-binding domain-containing protein: MPDIRTVGVCGLGQMGAAVAVSFKRAGYRVLAWNHHPGRLESLQETTTKLDTWMDQHGAPASGTDGVIEAHADTAALDKEADVILDCIAEDMELKISLFRRFPAARDRDAVFITTTSGLSITDMGRSSGCGHVLAGTHFWNPPHLMPLVEVIRGGDTPDWVMDSVCELVTSIGKRPVRVNRDVPGFIGNRLLHALWREAISLVDREIATPEDIDLVARLTFGLRLPVMGPLENMDLVGLDLIERIHQYLLDDIADNHGPSELLTKNVQEQRLGMKTGQGFYDWNARSGDELIERRDQQIVRQLEYLQEIEQQEKKS, translated from the coding sequence ATGCCGGATATTCGAACAGTAGGTGTTTGTGGTCTGGGACAAATGGGAGCTGCCGTTGCGGTTTCTTTTAAGCGTGCCGGATACCGGGTTCTTGCCTGGAACCATCATCCCGGTCGGCTGGAATCGCTGCAGGAGACAACCACAAAGCTGGACACCTGGATGGATCAGCACGGTGCACCTGCATCCGGGACCGACGGTGTGATCGAAGCCCACGCCGATACCGCCGCTTTGGATAAAGAAGCGGACGTGATTCTGGACTGCATTGCTGAAGACATGGAACTGAAAATTTCGCTGTTTCGGCGTTTTCCGGCGGCCCGGGACCGCGATGCTGTGTTCATTACCACCACCAGTGGTTTGAGTATCACTGATATGGGCAGAAGCAGTGGTTGCGGCCACGTACTGGCCGGAACGCACTTCTGGAACCCGCCGCATTTGATGCCACTGGTGGAAGTGATTCGGGGAGGCGATACTCCGGACTGGGTGATGGACAGCGTTTGTGAACTGGTGACTTCCATCGGCAAGAGACCCGTGCGTGTCAACCGGGATGTGCCGGGGTTTATTGGCAATCGTCTGTTGCATGCTCTGTGGCGCGAAGCCATCAGTCTGGTCGATCGCGAAATTGCCACGCCGGAAGACATTGATCTGGTGGCTCGACTCACCTTCGGTTTAAGACTGCCGGTGATGGGTCCTCTGGAAAACATGGACCTGGTGGGACTGGATCTGATTGAACGCATTCACCAGTACCTGCTGGACGACATCGCAGACAACCATGGACCGTCTGAACTTTTGACTAAAAACGTGCAGGAACAACGTTTGGGAATGAAGACCGGACAGGGATTTTACGACTGGAACGCCCGCAGCGGCGACGAACTGATTGAACGTCGGGATCAACAGATTGTTCGGCAGCTTGAGTATCTCCAGGAAATTGAACAGCAGGAGAAGAAATCATGA